The Streptomyces sp. RKAG293 genome includes a region encoding these proteins:
- a CDS encoding aminotransferase class V-fold PLP-dependent enzyme, which produces MTAQDRTGGLPGYAGHFEEPEGYLDFARYGPPSRDVLDATAQALADSARATHSTVDDLMRAEPRAREAAARLAGTDPGHIVLLPNTSTGLFHAAFGITGGTVLVPSGEFPANRYPWQRAGEVGRAVPRLLEPDQRGLITPDTVRDALTGPGAGDVVAVALSAVDFRTGHRADLAAIREVIGDRLLVVDAIQGFGVADLPWQVADVVVTGGQKWLRAGWGTGFAALSDRALERLEPVLTGWTGVEDAGLFDDREHPPAAGAQRWSITNLSPVTAAAFAAALELVERSGVPAIEEHITTRVAQLIDTVLACGGEVLSPVAPEQRAGIVSFRIPGTDPRLVAKALHRYEVTPTVRADSLRLSAHASTPLAAVDRVHAALNSLR; this is translated from the coding sequence ATGACAGCGCAGGACAGGACCGGAGGGCTGCCCGGCTACGCCGGACACTTCGAGGAGCCCGAGGGGTACCTGGACTTCGCCCGCTACGGCCCGCCGTCCCGCGACGTCCTGGACGCCACGGCGCAGGCCCTGGCCGACTCCGCCCGTGCCACCCACAGCACGGTGGACGACCTGATGCGCGCCGAACCCCGGGCCCGGGAGGCCGCCGCCCGGCTGGCCGGGACCGACCCCGGCCACATCGTGCTGCTGCCGAACACGTCCACCGGACTGTTCCACGCCGCCTTCGGCATCACCGGCGGCACCGTGCTCGTCCCGTCCGGGGAATTCCCCGCCAACCGGTACCCGTGGCAGCGTGCCGGGGAGGTCGGCAGGGCCGTACCGCGCCTGCTGGAACCCGACCAGCGGGGCCTGATCACCCCCGACACCGTCCGCGACGCCCTGACCGGACCCGGCGCCGGTGACGTGGTGGCCGTGGCGCTGAGCGCCGTGGACTTCCGCACCGGCCACCGCGCCGACCTGGCCGCGATCCGCGAGGTGATCGGCGACCGGCTGCTCGTCGTGGACGCCATCCAGGGCTTCGGGGTCGCCGACCTGCCCTGGCAGGTCGCGGACGTCGTCGTCACCGGCGGCCAGAAGTGGCTGCGGGCCGGCTGGGGCACCGGTTTCGCCGCGCTGTCCGACCGGGCGCTGGAGCGGCTGGAGCCCGTCCTCACCGGCTGGACCGGCGTCGAGGACGCGGGCCTCTTCGACGACCGGGAGCACCCGCCCGCCGCCGGCGCCCAGCGGTGGAGCATCACCAACCTGAGCCCCGTCACCGCGGCCGCCTTCGCCGCCGCCCTGGAACTCGTCGAACGGTCCGGGGTGCCCGCCATCGAGGAGCACATCACCACCCGGGTGGCCCAACTCATCGACACCGTTCTGGCCTGCGGCGGCGAGGTGCTGTCCCCCGTCGCCCCCGAGCAGCGCGCCGGCATCGTCTCCTTCCGCATCCCCGGCACCGACCCGCGGCTCGTCGCCAAGGCGCTGCACAGGTACGAGGTCACCCCGACGGTCCGCGCGGACTCGCTGCGCCTGTCGGCGCACGCCTCGACCCCGCTGGCCGCCGTCGACCGCGTGCACGCGGCCCTCAACTCACTGCGCTGA
- a CDS encoding ATP-binding cassette domain-containing protein encodes MDGDGAHIELDAVEKVFDVRRKSGRWRRERHQVPAVDGISFSVPRGEMVGYIGPNGAGKSTTIKMLTGILMPSGGRVRVAGIDPSRDRTKLARRIGVVFGQRTTLWWDLPLKDSYQLVRRMYRIEDGRYAKNLARCVDLLDLGPLLDVPVRQLSLGQRMRGDIAAALLHDPEVLYLDEPTIGLDVVSKAKVREFLRTVNAEQGTTVLLTTHDLTDIEQLCERVMVIDHGRLMYDGGLSGLHAVGESERTLVVDFERELPAVVVAGARCVKVEGPRQWLAFPAAASAAPLVADLAARYPLVDLSVREPAIEDVIARMYSSAPVPAQTAVPAAGRPAE; translated from the coding sequence GTGGACGGCGACGGCGCGCACATCGAACTCGACGCGGTGGAGAAGGTCTTCGACGTGCGCCGCAAGTCCGGGCGGTGGCGGCGGGAGCGGCATCAGGTGCCGGCGGTCGACGGGATCTCGTTCTCGGTGCCGCGCGGCGAGATGGTCGGGTACATCGGGCCGAACGGGGCCGGGAAGTCCACCACCATCAAGATGCTGACGGGGATCCTGATGCCCAGCGGCGGGCGGGTGCGGGTCGCGGGGATCGACCCGTCGCGGGACCGGACGAAGCTGGCGCGGCGGATCGGGGTGGTCTTCGGGCAGCGCACCACCCTGTGGTGGGACCTGCCGCTGAAGGACTCCTACCAGCTGGTGCGGCGCATGTACCGGATCGAGGACGGGCGGTACGCGAAGAACCTCGCGCGCTGCGTCGACCTCCTCGACCTCGGCCCGCTGCTGGACGTGCCGGTGCGCCAGCTGTCGCTGGGGCAGCGGATGCGCGGCGACATCGCGGCGGCGCTGCTGCACGATCCGGAGGTGCTGTACCTGGACGAGCCGACCATCGGTCTCGATGTGGTCAGCAAGGCGAAGGTGCGGGAGTTCCTGCGGACGGTCAACGCCGAGCAGGGCACGACGGTGCTGCTGACCACGCACGATCTGACCGACATCGAGCAGCTCTGCGAGCGGGTGATGGTCATCGACCACGGGCGGCTGATGTACGACGGCGGGCTGAGCGGGCTGCACGCGGTGGGGGAGAGCGAGCGCACGCTCGTCGTCGACTTCGAACGGGAGCTGCCGGCGGTGGTGGTGGCGGGCGCGCGGTGCGTGAAGGTCGAGGGGCCGCGCCAGTGGCTGGCGTTCCCGGCGGCGGCCAGCGCGGCGCCGCTGGTCGCCGACCTGGCGGCGCGCTATCCGCTGGTGGACCTGTCGGTGCGGGAGCCGGCGATCGAGGACGTCATCGCGCGGATGTACTCGTCGGCGCCGGTGCCGGCTCAGACGGCGGTCCCGGCGGCGGGACGTCCGGCGGAGTGA
- a CDS encoding ABC transporter permease — protein MWVRSTMAYRASFLMTALGNFATTGLDFATILLMFSHVTTLGGFSLPEVAFLYGTTSTAFGLADLTMGSMDRLGRRVRDGTLDTLLLRPVPVLAQVAADRFALRRLGRITQGSLVLGWSLSRLDIDWTVLKVLMMPMMLLSGGAIFGAVFVAGAAFQFWAGDASEVQNSFTYGGNTLLQYPPSIFAKDLVRGVTFIVPLAFVNWLPALRILGRDDPLALPGWLDFASPLVAVACCAVAGLAWRTGLRSYRSTGS, from the coding sequence ATGTGGGTGCGGTCGACGATGGCGTACCGGGCGTCGTTCCTGATGACCGCGCTCGGGAACTTCGCGACCACGGGACTGGACTTCGCCACGATCCTGTTGATGTTCTCCCACGTCACGACGCTGGGCGGGTTCTCGCTGCCCGAGGTGGCGTTCCTGTACGGGACGACCAGCACCGCCTTCGGGCTGGCCGATCTGACGATGGGCAGCATGGACCGGCTCGGGCGCCGGGTGCGGGACGGCACGCTGGACACGCTGCTGCTGCGCCCGGTGCCGGTGCTCGCGCAGGTGGCCGCCGACCGGTTCGCGCTGCGGCGGCTGGGGCGCATCACGCAGGGCTCGCTGGTGCTGGGGTGGTCGCTGAGCCGCCTCGACATCGACTGGACGGTGCTGAAGGTGCTGATGATGCCGATGATGCTGCTCAGCGGGGGTGCGATCTTCGGGGCGGTGTTCGTGGCCGGGGCGGCCTTCCAGTTCTGGGCGGGTGACGCGTCCGAGGTGCAGAACTCCTTCACGTACGGCGGGAACACGCTGCTGCAGTACCCGCCGTCGATCTTCGCCAAGGACCTGGTGCGCGGCGTCACCTTCATCGTGCCGCTGGCGTTCGTCAACTGGCTGCCCGCGCTGCGGATCCTGGGCCGTGACGATCCGCTGGCGCTGCCGGGGTGGCTGGACTTCGCGTCGCCGCTGGTGGCGGTGGCGTGCTGCGCGGTGGCCGGGCTGGCGTGGCGGACGGGTCTGCGGTCGTACCGGAGCACGGGAAGCTGA
- a CDS encoding DUF3311 domain-containing protein: MSKVPRVFRGRRHLLWLLVPYVLYLGVLPLVNRVHPVVFGIPFLFFWMLAATLATPLAVWLAYRGDRRRRT, from the coding sequence GTGTCCAAGGTGCCCAGGGTATTCCGAGGCCGACGCCATCTGCTGTGGCTGCTCGTGCCGTACGTGCTGTACCTCGGCGTGCTGCCGCTGGTGAACCGGGTGCACCCCGTGGTGTTCGGGATCCCCTTCCTCTTCTTCTGGATGCTGGCCGCCACGCTCGCCACCCCGCTCGCGGTGTGGCTGGCCTACCGCGGCGACCGGCGGAGGCGTACGTGA
- a CDS encoding class E sortase: MTVRQKSRPVRVVVQGRGRLLRRGGARRTPLGRALWGAAELAVTFGVVVLLLVAHQLWWTNLRAHESARREVAALEQQWSAAPAPAPSSVPTQAPADTPTMDTSDDKTSAGTSTRQVTAPERDDLAYAVIRIPAIGVTAPVAQGISKSAILNHGYVGHYPQTAQPGQTGNFAVAGHRNTHGEPFRYINRLRAGDTVTVETATGRFVYVVEKTVPQTNPSDGSVIAPVPFSSVHPDARMTGAGAYITLTTCTPEYTSKYRLVVWGRLKSAQAR; the protein is encoded by the coding sequence ATGACGGTGCGTCAGAAGTCCAGGCCGGTCCGGGTCGTCGTCCAGGGCCGGGGGCGGCTGCTGCGGCGCGGCGGCGCGCGGCGCACTCCGCTGGGGCGGGCGCTGTGGGGCGCCGCCGAACTCGCGGTGACGTTCGGGGTCGTCGTGCTGCTGCTGGTGGCGCACCAGTTGTGGTGGACGAATCTGCGGGCGCACGAGTCCGCCCGGCGCGAGGTCGCGGCGCTGGAACAGCAGTGGAGCGCGGCCCCCGCACCGGCGCCCTCCTCCGTTCCGACGCAGGCTCCCGCCGATACGCCGACGATGGATACATCCGATGACAAGACGTCCGCCGGGACCTCCACGCGGCAGGTGACGGCACCGGAACGGGACGATCTGGCCTACGCCGTGATCCGCATCCCCGCGATCGGCGTGACCGCCCCGGTCGCCCAGGGCATCAGCAAGAGCGCCATCCTCAACCACGGCTACGTCGGCCACTACCCGCAGACCGCCCAGCCCGGCCAGACCGGGAACTTCGCCGTCGCCGGGCACCGCAACACCCACGGCGAGCCGTTCCGCTACATCAACCGGCTGCGGGCCGGCGACACGGTGACCGTCGAGACGGCCACCGGCCGCTTCGTCTACGTCGTGGAGAAGACCGTGCCGCAGACGAATCCCTCCGACGGGTCCGTGATCGCCCCGGTGCCGTTCAGCTCCGTGCACCCGGACGCCCGGATGACCGGCGCCGGCGCGTACATCACGCTCACCACCTGCACGCCCGAATACACCTCCAAGTACCGGCTGGTGGTGTGGGGGCGGCTGAAGTCGGCGCAGGCGCGCTAG
- a CDS encoding DUF6412 domain-containing protein, with protein sequence MRRDTAAFRLFVGAFFLALSGVLLTQTGLVSSAAAAATTVAAALLCRAFIVTAAWPGPVVPGRIRTAIRDRERRTAFLVQRDPDAAGRPRPRAPGRLVPTAA encoded by the coding sequence GTGCGACGTGACACCGCGGCGTTCCGCCTCTTCGTGGGCGCGTTCTTCCTCGCCCTGTCCGGGGTGCTGCTGACCCAGACCGGTCTGGTGTCCAGCGCCGCCGCCGCCGCGACCACGGTCGCCGCCGCCTTGCTGTGCCGCGCCTTCATCGTCACCGCCGCCTGGCCGGGGCCCGTCGTGCCCGGCCGGATCCGGACCGCGATCCGGGACCGGGAGCGCCGTACCGCCTTCCTCGTGCAGCGCGATCCCGACGCCGCGGGCCGTCCGCGCCCCCGAGCGCCCGGCCGTCTCGTCCCGACGGCCGCGTAG
- a CDS encoding sodium:solute symporter family protein translates to MNAAVATSIFGAFMVVTVALGLLAVRGRGSQGGLTEWSVGGRSLGPVFIWVLMAGESYTSFSYLGAAGWGYNFGAPVLYVLAYLSCGYAVGYVVGPMLWAYARRHDLVGITDMIAHRYASPRLGALVAVLATVCLLPYIQLQITGMGVVVSTISYGAISLNWAYFLGFAVTTGFVVVSGLRGSAWVSVLKDVLVIATLGFLACYVPFHYFGGYGELFRRLTEEKARWLTFPGHASGGLGGSWFITTSLLNSLTVVIFPTTVAGYLSARDADALRRNAIALPFYQVLLLVPILLGMAALFVVPGLTGAGSNLALFELITDSLPAWAVGIIGVAAALSSIVPMAVFMLVIGTMWGRSVLGAVPRLAGRQKLWSQLVVVAAGSLALLLTYTLPNTLVRLSLISYEGMAQLVPMLLLGLLWRRLTLAGALSGLLAGGAVVCWLVFTGRDPLWGVNAGLLALALNVAVALAVTYALPAPADARPDEEVLAQEAVA, encoded by the coding sequence GTGAACGCCGCGGTCGCCACCTCGATCTTCGGCGCCTTCATGGTGGTGACCGTCGCGCTCGGACTGCTCGCCGTCCGCGGGCGCGGCTCCCAGGGCGGCCTCACCGAGTGGTCGGTGGGCGGCCGCAGCCTCGGCCCGGTCTTCATCTGGGTGCTCATGGCCGGTGAGAGCTACACCAGCTTCAGCTACCTGGGCGCGGCCGGCTGGGGCTACAACTTCGGCGCGCCCGTGCTCTACGTCCTGGCGTACCTGTCGTGCGGCTACGCGGTCGGCTACGTCGTCGGCCCCATGCTGTGGGCCTACGCGCGCCGCCACGACCTGGTCGGCATCACCGACATGATCGCCCACCGCTACGCCAGCCCGCGGCTCGGCGCGCTCGTCGCCGTCCTCGCCACCGTCTGCCTGCTGCCGTACATCCAGCTGCAGATCACCGGCATGGGCGTCGTCGTCTCGACGATCTCCTACGGGGCGATCAGCCTGAACTGGGCGTACTTCCTCGGCTTCGCCGTCACCACCGGATTCGTCGTGGTCAGCGGGCTGCGCGGCAGCGCCTGGGTGTCGGTCCTCAAGGACGTCCTCGTCATCGCGACCCTCGGCTTCCTCGCCTGCTACGTCCCCTTCCACTACTTCGGCGGCTACGGCGAGCTGTTCCGGCGGCTGACCGAGGAGAAGGCGCGGTGGCTGACGTTCCCCGGGCACGCGTCCGGCGGCCTCGGCGGGAGCTGGTTCATCACCACGAGCCTGCTCAACTCGCTCACCGTGGTGATCTTCCCGACGACGGTCGCCGGCTATCTGAGCGCGCGCGACGCGGACGCGCTGCGCCGCAACGCCATCGCGCTGCCCTTCTACCAGGTGCTGCTCCTCGTCCCGATCCTGCTCGGCATGGCGGCGCTGTTCGTCGTGCCGGGCCTGACCGGCGCCGGCTCCAACCTCGCCCTGTTCGAGCTGATCACCGACTCGCTGCCGGCCTGGGCCGTCGGGATCATCGGGGTGGCCGCGGCCCTGTCGTCCATCGTGCCGATGGCGGTGTTCATGCTCGTCATCGGCACCATGTGGGGCCGCAGCGTGCTCGGCGCGGTCCCGCGGCTGGCCGGCCGGCAGAAGCTGTGGTCGCAGCTGGTCGTGGTCGCCGCCGGCTCGCTGGCCCTGCTGCTGACGTACACCCTCCCCAACACCCTGGTGCGGCTGTCGCTGATCTCCTACGAGGGCATGGCGCAGCTCGTCCCGATGCTGCTGCTCGGCCTGCTGTGGCGCCGGCTGACGCTCGCGGGCGCGCTCAGCGGTCTGCTGGCGGGCGGCGCGGTCGTGTGCTGGCTCGTCTTCACCGGCCGCGATCCCCTCTGGGGTGTGAACGCGGGGCTGCTCGCGCTCGCGCTGAACGTGGCCGTCGCCCTCGCCGTGACGTACGCCCTGCCGGCGCCGGCCGACGCACGGCCGGACGAGGAGGTCCTCGCGCAGGAAGCCGTCGCCTAG
- a CDS encoding ABC-2 family transporter protein: MRLYAAVALSGFRRFATYRVATAAGVFTNTVFGFILAYTYVALWDARPGLGGYDRSQALTYVWVGQALLMTTAMMGGGFQDELIERIRTGDVAIDLYRPADLQLWWLATDLGRAAFHLLGRGVVPLLIGSLAFDLALPAGPLTWLLFLVSVALGVVVSFALRYLVVLSAFWLLDGAGVSQIAGLASMFFSGALLPLTLFPGWLGELARALPWAALQQIPADVFLGRHTGTGLLRVFAFQAGWALALLAAGRALQSVATRKVVVQGG; encoded by the coding sequence ATCCGGCTGTACGCGGCGGTCGCGCTGAGCGGGTTCCGGCGGTTCGCGACGTATCGGGTGGCGACGGCCGCCGGTGTCTTCACCAACACCGTCTTCGGCTTCATCCTCGCCTACACCTATGTCGCGTTGTGGGACGCGCGTCCGGGGCTGGGCGGTTACGACCGGTCCCAGGCGCTGACGTATGTGTGGGTCGGCCAGGCGCTGCTGATGACCACGGCGATGATGGGCGGCGGTTTCCAGGACGAGTTGATCGAGCGGATCCGTACCGGGGACGTGGCGATCGATCTGTACCGGCCCGCCGACCTGCAGTTGTGGTGGCTCGCCACCGACCTGGGCCGGGCGGCCTTCCATCTGCTGGGCCGGGGCGTCGTCCCGCTGCTGATCGGCTCGCTCGCCTTCGATCTGGCGCTGCCGGCCGGCCCGCTGACCTGGCTGTTGTTCCTGGTGTCGGTGGCGCTGGGGGTCGTCGTCAGTTTCGCGCTGCGCTATCTCGTCGTGCTGAGCGCGTTCTGGCTGCTCGACGGCGCCGGGGTGAGCCAGATCGCCGGGCTGGCCAGCATGTTCTTCTCGGGCGCGCTGCTGCCGCTGACGCTGTTCCCGGGCTGGCTGGGGGAGCTGGCGCGGGCGCTGCCGTGGGCGGCGCTGCAGCAGATCCCCGCCGATGTCTTCCTCGGCCGGCACACCGGCACCGGTCTGCTGCGGGTGTTCGCCTTCCAGGCCGGCTGGGCGCTGGCGCTGCTCGCGGCCGGGCGGGCGCTGCAGTCCGTGGCGACCAGGAAGGTGGTGGTGCAGGGTGGTTGA
- a CDS encoding fumarylacetoacetate hydrolase family protein, with protein MKLLRVGPAGAEAPALLDGDGILRDLSGVVPDIDGALLADDAALARIAAAAADGSLPRLDPALRVGPPLARIGKIVCIGLNYHDHATETGAAIPAEPIVFMKAPDTVVGPDDTVLVPRGSVKTDWEVELAIVIGRELRYAASHEEALAAVAGYSLSHDVSEREFQIERGGQWDKGKNCETFNPIGPWFVTADEIPDPQALGLRLWVNGEPKQAGSTADQIFPVAEVVRYLSQFMALYPGDVINTGTPAGVAMGQPDPKPYLRAGDVVELEIDGLGRQRQVLANA; from the coding sequence GTGAAACTGCTGCGTGTCGGACCCGCCGGAGCGGAAGCTCCGGCCCTGCTGGACGGCGACGGAATCCTGCGCGACCTGTCCGGCGTCGTGCCCGACATCGACGGCGCACTCCTCGCCGACGATGCCGCGCTCGCGCGGATAGCCGCGGCCGCGGCGGACGGATCCCTGCCCCGGCTGGACCCCGCCCTGCGCGTCGGCCCGCCGCTCGCCCGCATCGGCAAGATCGTCTGCATCGGTCTCAACTACCACGACCACGCGACGGAGACCGGCGCGGCGATTCCGGCCGAGCCGATCGTCTTCATGAAGGCCCCGGACACGGTCGTCGGGCCCGACGACACCGTCCTGGTGCCACGCGGCAGCGTGAAGACCGACTGGGAGGTCGAGCTCGCCATCGTCATCGGACGCGAGCTGCGCTACGCGGCGTCCCACGAGGAGGCACTGGCCGCGGTCGCCGGTTACTCCCTCTCCCACGACGTCTCGGAGCGCGAGTTCCAGATCGAGCGCGGCGGCCAGTGGGACAAGGGCAAGAACTGCGAGACCTTCAACCCCATCGGCCCCTGGTTCGTCACCGCCGACGAAATCCCGGACCCGCAGGCCCTCGGCCTGCGCCTCTGGGTCAACGGCGAACCGAAGCAGGCCGGTTCCACGGCGGACCAGATCTTCCCCGTGGCGGAGGTCGTCCGGTACCTGAGCCAGTTCATGGCGCTGTACCCCGGTGACGTGATCAACACGGGGACACCGGCGGGGGTGGCGATGGGCCAGCCGGACCCCAAGCCGTATTTGAGGGCGGGGGATGTGGTGGAACTGGAGATCGACGGCTTGGGCCGCCAACGCCAGGTCCTCGCGAACGCGTAG
- a CDS encoding DUF445 domain-containing protein, translating to MSDPGGGPDDGPRGGAPAGPGTVLSATEAADAGRRRGVRRMKVIATGLLLAATVVYALAKWADSAGAGPWAGYVAAAAEAGMVGAMADWFAVTALFRRPLGLPIPHTAIIPTKKDALGHSLGDFVGENFLSADVVRTRLRAVGIGSRLGTWLADPEHADKVTEQAAAALRGVLKVLRDSDVQAVVGEAITRRAEGQEVAPGVGRMLERVVADGGHRRVVDLVCVRAHDWLVEHGDSVMDAVQGGAPGWTPRFVDRKVGERVYKELVRFTAEMRDMPDHPARGAVDRFLGDFAVELQSDPDTRERVERLKKDLLARGEVQDLIESAWTAVRGMVVAAAEDERSELRLRTRASLLSLGARMATDPALQAKVDGWLEDAATYVVTTYRDEITSLITETVAGWDADQTSRKIEAHVGRDLQFIRINGTVVGALAGLAIYSASRLFAG from the coding sequence ATGAGCGATCCAGGCGGCGGTCCGGACGACGGTCCACGCGGCGGTGCACCGGCCGGTCCTGGCACGGTGCTGAGCGCGACGGAGGCCGCCGACGCGGGGCGGCGCCGCGGGGTCCGCCGGATGAAGGTGATCGCGACCGGGCTGCTGCTCGCCGCGACGGTGGTCTACGCCCTGGCGAAGTGGGCGGACTCGGCCGGCGCCGGTCCCTGGGCGGGGTACGTCGCGGCGGCCGCGGAGGCGGGCATGGTCGGTGCGATGGCGGACTGGTTCGCCGTCACGGCGCTGTTCCGCCGCCCGCTGGGACTGCCGATCCCGCACACCGCGATCATCCCGACGAAGAAGGACGCCCTCGGCCACAGCCTGGGCGATTTCGTCGGCGAGAACTTCCTGTCGGCCGATGTCGTCAGGACCCGGCTGCGGGCCGTCGGCATCGGCTCGCGGCTCGGCACCTGGCTCGCCGATCCCGAGCACGCCGACAAGGTGACGGAGCAGGCCGCGGCGGCGCTGCGCGGGGTGCTGAAGGTGCTGCGGGACTCCGACGTCCAGGCGGTGGTCGGTGAGGCGATCACCCGGCGGGCGGAGGGCCAGGAGGTGGCGCCGGGCGTCGGCAGGATGCTGGAGCGGGTCGTCGCGGACGGCGGCCACCGGCGGGTGGTCGACCTGGTCTGTGTGCGGGCGCACGACTGGCTGGTGGAGCACGGCGACTCGGTGATGGACGCGGTGCAGGGCGGCGCGCCGGGGTGGACGCCCCGGTTCGTGGACCGCAAGGTCGGTGAGCGGGTCTACAAGGAGCTGGTGCGCTTCACCGCCGAGATGCGCGACATGCCGGACCACCCGGCGCGCGGGGCGGTGGACCGGTTCCTGGGGGACTTCGCCGTCGAGCTGCAGTCCGATCCGGACACCCGTGAGCGCGTCGAGCGGCTGAAGAAGGATTTGCTGGCGCGCGGCGAGGTGCAGGATCTGATCGAGTCGGCGTGGACCGCGGTCCGCGGCATGGTCGTGGCCGCCGCCGAGGACGAGCGCAGCGAGCTGCGGCTGCGGACCCGCGCGTCGCTGCTGTCGCTGGGCGCCCGGATGGCGACCGACCCGGCCCTGCAGGCGAAGGTGGACGGCTGGCTGGAGGACGCCGCCACGTATGTGGTGACGACCTACCGGGACGAGATCACCTCCCTGATCACCGAGACGGTGGCGGGCTGGGACGCCGACCAGACGTCCCGCAAGATCGAGGCGCATGTGGGGCGTGACCTGCAGTTCATCCGGATCAACGGCACGGTCGTCGGAGCGCTGGCGGGGCTCGCGATCTACTCGGCGTCCCGGCTCTTCGCCGGCTAG
- a CDS encoding membrane protein insertase YidC yields MSVFAHFVMSVASLLGPLLGASATAAAIVAITVAVRLALHPLARAAARGEKARAALAPRVAELNRKHKKNPERLRKALADLYAKEGASPFAGFVPMLVQLPVFFLMYRVFSSSGGDLLDHTLFGAPLGGRWTDALADGGVAGPHGAVFLGLFAVIAAVAGWTYLRARKAAATAPATAAPAAPGAATMAKILPLLSFGTLLTAAFVPLAAGLYLATTTAWSAAERAWLQRAPHVALNAAKSTS; encoded by the coding sequence ATGTCCGTATTCGCTCATTTCGTCATGTCCGTCGCCTCCCTGCTCGGCCCGCTCCTGGGCGCCTCGGCGACCGCGGCCGCCATCGTCGCGATCACCGTCGCCGTACGTCTGGCCCTGCATCCGCTGGCGCGGGCCGCCGCCCGCGGCGAGAAGGCGCGGGCTGCGCTGGCACCGCGGGTGGCCGAATTGAACCGCAAGCACAAGAAGAACCCGGAGCGGCTCCGGAAGGCACTCGCCGACCTCTACGCGAAGGAGGGCGCCTCGCCGTTCGCCGGCTTCGTCCCGATGCTCGTGCAGCTGCCGGTCTTCTTCCTCATGTACCGGGTCTTCTCCTCCTCGGGCGGAGACCTCCTCGACCACACCCTCTTCGGCGCACCCCTGGGCGGCCGGTGGACCGACGCGCTCGCCGACGGCGGGGTGGCCGGGCCGCACGGGGCCGTCTTCCTCGGGCTCTTCGCGGTGATCGCGGCCGTCGCGGGCTGGACGTATCTGCGGGCCCGGAAGGCCGCAGCGACCGCCCCGGCCACCGCCGCGCCCGCGGCACCCGGTGCCGCCACCATGGCGAAGATCCTTCCGCTGCTCTCCTTCGGCACCCTGCTGACCGCCGCCTTCGTCCCGCTGGCGGCCGGGCTGTATCTGGCCACCACCACCGCCTGGAGCGCCGCGGAGCGCGCCTGGCTGCAGCGTGCCCCACATGTGGCACTGAATGCCGCGAAGTCCACTTCGTGA